The Theobroma cacao cultivar B97-61/B2 chromosome 1, Criollo_cocoa_genome_V2, whole genome shotgun sequence genome contains the following window.
gaattattttcaatagGGAGACAACAGGAAAAGAGAAGTATGATTGAGTCACATCACATCCTTTTATCATGATcagaattttattatttaaaaaaaaaacaattagtTTCATCGTCGGATTGATCTAATCATCAAACCATCCAATTGTTTTCGAATGGCTTTAGGCTTTGGGATCAAAATCTTATCTTTGGATTGCACCAAGTTGCATCTTTTGCTGACTTTTGCTCATGCATCCTTTAACGGCATGTGACATCAGACGTGGTAATGGCTAAACCCATACAAATGGAATGtataaatacatattttaatatcaattttaattatttctctCCCTCGTATAAAAACATAGATTTTTATCTAAATAAACGTTAAAAAAATCCTCCTGTATATCGTCCACTTCAGCCATCAATTATTAGACACGTGGCATATACGTGGCAATCAATGATGCCTTTTTTTGGATAGTAACATGCTTCCATGATCTCCATCTTGGCATGACTCGATATGATTATTATCATCTTCTCCACACGTGCATGTGCATTTATATTGCTATAATAATAGTTACACAAGTTACAAGTTATGTATATTCCcattattaatcataaatcATGTCTATGATTATTTACAACtgttatctaaaaataattaaataattattatatatgctATATCACAACACTCTTCAAACTATTTTcatgtatacatataaaatGATTAGAGGTATATTCCAGTATCCAGTGTAACTTGTTTACACTCATTATTAGTAATTGggataaaacaattttaaaagaaatggatGAAATACGAGTGAATAAAAGAGGAATCAAACCTAATGTAATGTAATGAAtcactaaaaatgaaaaataatatatatatatatttattcatatttagGTCTTAAATATTGATCTAGATGAATTCATAACATAAGTCATATAAAATTGAacactaaaataaaaatatctcttgATTGATACactattaaatataatatgtaaatttctTTCAATACACATAATATTTTGAGCTACATAATTTCTATCCAAAATTTATTGATatacttaaatttttaatcattcaagcgtctttaaaaataataagataaattaatcaatgcatttaaattataaatacataaaaaaatgcaTAGATGACATAGAGTTATGCGTATAGTATGAGTATCACAGCcatctaatttaaattagcCATGCATAATGCATGTGATTATCATTTGTGATGGTACGAGCTATTATATGTAAGATGGTCCTACAATATCATATGTAGTAGTACTTAGAAAAACtcaaatgatgatgatgaagggCTTAGATTCCATGGAAGGGATCCTAATCATCGTTCTTATCTTGGCTTCTTCTTTGGgagggtttttttttcctatatttTTTTCCCATGTTTCTAACCATGATATCGATACTAACTAAATCTTTATTCTATAAGGTCCAAAGACTGGTGTAATCACTacttttgacctttgactgaAAAGCACGTGCGCAGCatcttttaattcaaatatttttgtcgATGATTTCGGCGTCGCACGTGCATTCTCTGTGCCgacaatattatcataatcATGTCTTCAATGTTTTAACcttgctttttttttgtaaaatccTATTAAtaaatgttcaaaatttttaatggtAAGAAGAAGACAATCGAGCTGTAACTAAGCTGTAACGGTGGATCTACTTGAATTCacattcctttttttttttcactttcctTGTTAAGTATCCAAAGCAAGTTGGAACCATTTCACACAGCACATACGTTGATCTCAAGTTTTCattgaattttaaataaaagttttttttaccATTGACCCTGCCTGTTGCATTGTATCAGGAATGTGTACCCTGTACATCAAACAGTTTGCATCTTAagtttgattttaatattgaTTATTATGCTGGGGTTAGACTTAGCTTTGTTGAATAGTTACACTAGTTTGATTTCAGATTTGAACGTTGAAACTTATAATACTTCTTTTAGGAGAATtgcattaaatttaaaaccaaatttagactaaatttaaatgtatctaaatatttagtttaatgGTTGATgcataatttatttacaaactctttttttttttaatttccaaaagaataaataaaaatctagACTCCAACTTGAAATCCTCTCCAACTATTTGttctctttcctctttttctttccagaAATCCTCTCTTAACTATGGAAGACGGGAAAAAAAGAATGTAGCCATTTCCTGAACAGGGCCAGTTCATCTTAGAAACCTAACAAGGCTGAAATTGAATTGGTCGCTCAATATTAGCTTTAATTGCAATGCATCTTTCCAAAAGGTTGGCCCAGCTCTAAAATACTCATTCAAACGAGTTCGTTGGGCTTGCGTGAGAGTTCCCAAATTTAGGAACTATTGCAAAATGGTATGTGACTGTGGAGGTGCGGGGAATCGAACCCCGTGCCTCTCGCATGCGAAGCGAGCGCTCTACCATATGAGCTACACCCCCACGGGTTACTGAGGTTTTTTGTTATACTTATTAAATATGGTTGGATTGTATGTAAGATGTTTCTTCCTCCAAAAGTGTAAGGGATTTTCTGTTTGTGCGTGGGGTGCTTGCCGCCAccgttgaaaattttaattttttatttgtatttttttcaaaaatcagtggccctcatttttttttcaatattgtcaaaatgaaacaaatgTTATAGGCTTATACTAATCAATCATTTATGAGaatatatcaatattttaaagaCAAATCCACTAATACCTAATAAGCACTAATTAAGTGGCTCATAAAAGTGTGACCTATAAATCTAAAAGGTCAAGACAATGATGACATAACCTAAGATAAGACAAACTATGTAATAAAAACTACCAAAAGTAAATTACATTTAATtgataaaagttaaaaaaaaaaaaccgttCAATTGCAACAAGTGAGAAgtcatttttaattatgatcatcataaaaaacaaGCTTAAGAATAAAATGGAATATGGTTTTCTTATTGATTGCAtggttatttatattaaaagaaagacTATCAAAAAGTTTAATATAGACTCAATTATTGATGAATTTTTTGACATGAAAGAACATGgtgtttaattttaataaattacaaaaagtatgttatatatatactttttaacgtaaactttttatataaatgaatatgttaattttttttaaaatttttactctCCAATAGTTTAATCTTAAATCTGTCCTTGTTTGTGCACATAGATGTCTATggtttttattataatttaatgaaaatttttatgataaaaaGATTGATATAACTAAAGGAAAGCATGAAAACTACTCCAAAGAAACATAAAAGCaaccaaacaaaacaaaaattaaaatactagTAGGAACAGAACAAACCCAGGATAAAGTATTTCATCGTCATCAATGAGCTAAATGCATTCATAAGTCATAACTTAGACCCTAAATTCTAACAGAGTCCTAATGGAAATTGCTTCCTTGGATATCATCTGCCATCGGTCGAAATATGGCAGCGTAATTAGGAAAATCGAGGCTTTGCCTTGTTCCCTGTTGTTCCATTCTTTTCAAATGAAACAAAGAAGACCTGACCAAGCAAGcctaaaaaatattcaaaagtcAAAGATTGAAGGCAGAATGGGATGGAGAAAGGGTCAAGACAAAAAAATAGATCAAGCTCTGCATATTTGCATGCAAATGGCATTCTGTGGAGAAGAAATCCTCATTCAAAGCTTTGACAAGTAAGGAAAAcctattttccattttgcATATGTATCTGGACATTATTCATAGGACATCAATTGCAACTGTAAACGATGCGTGAAAGGAAATTTAAAAACAGACTACGAAGTCAAGAAAGAAGAGGTAAAGTTCTACTGATAAAAAAATGTACAGGAGATATATCAAGATAGAGATCctttaataaaaattctaagGGAAAACAGAGGAAGATACAATATTTGATCAGATATTCTCCTCTAGAATCAGCTCAACCAAAATCAAACCTGTCCGAACCCTCTTGGACAAATCAATTATGCCTTTGAAGACAATTGTTAATTAGTTGGATTGCAAAATGAGGTATATCAATTTCTCACCCCTTTATAGTTCTCTTACCAACATACGTCTCAAACGTTTTTGGGTCTTGAACAAAGAAATGCCATTAACTTATAGTTATTGACCTCATACAGTGAATAATCCGGCTCTTTGTGATACACTGGGAcatcttaaaaaaattggttagcatatttacatattaatAACTTAATGATATTCTCTTACTCTTCATGTTAACTTAATGACAATTAATTAACCATTAGtcataaagatttatttaattcaaaataaacatatatcgatttgattgaatataataaaaaaattaagggtttatttatattttttaaaataatttaaaaaatttaaagtattatgtttttctttttattgttttgaagatATAGTATATGCTCTCATTCTTTCTTAGTCTATTTTAAGGCATGATAGTTAACGtcattttttagttaaataagaTGAATAGAAAGATACcgttgaaaataataatttaagcTGTCTCTAATTCTTCAGTTGAGCACTTAATCTATCCTTAATTacttattatcattatttgtttatgttttaaacagaataataaatttattacatGTTATTAGTTCAAAAAGTAAGCAAAATATGTTAATTGCAATGtcttaatcaaaatttagCAATGCTTGTCATTCATGACAGCAACCTGCTTCCAAAGTGTCAACCCAATTGACTGTTAATTGAAGATTGCACATGGTCGTTCACCAAAATCATCGCCCTGGCTGAAAATTAATCTGTCGGTTAGCCGAGGAGGAGGAAAGGATAACCTGGAATCAATTCTTTCATAAATCCTGCCTCTTTTCacaattatgattattattatGGACAATAATCTTTAACTATTTCCTTTAATGTTGTATCTAATTAAGTTAGATCAAACACTACACCATGGGAAATTTCAAAGTTCAAAAATCATATAATTGaaacaaagaacaaaacaaTCAAGAGGACCCAATGGGTAATTTTGCTTACAAATCCACAAAAGAAAGTCCAAACTCTTCGTCTTTGTCTTGAGAGACACCCAAGGCATAAGAGTCCCCGCCCggttccttttcttttttgacaaCTTCCAAGTGATCCCAACAAACctttgacaaaaatgaaattcaaCTTTCCTCGTCTTTAATTTCCTTACCATGGATTTTTCACATTAACCCAGTTTATCAAGGTTTAGATATATGCTTACCTTAACAACCGATTTTAATTGCCTTGATTAAGTAATCAGGATCATTGGTTTTCCAAGCCCTGTTTCTTTGAGACCTGAGTCGTAAGAGCTTACCAATGGAAACTCAGACGGAGAAGGTCTATGTTGCAGTTGGAAACGATATACAAGATGGATTTAAGACCTTGGCTTGGACACTAAGAAGGTGGAATTCTCAAGCAATCTCCATAGTCCTCCTCCATGTTGCTTACAACATTTCCAAGGACTTTGTTTACACACCATGTAAGTTCAAACATTTTGGATTTCAATTCTCTTCCGTCATCTGATCAGAACTCATACACGTTTATATACATTTCATCTTCTGCATCAGTTGGAAAGCTTCCGGTAAGCGCGGTGAGTGAAGAGAAGCTGGAAGTCTTGAGGAAGTATGAGCAAGAGAAGACAGACAAGTTACTGTCCAAGTATATAGCTTTCTGTGGCAAGGTTTTGTTTATTTGCTTATTTGCTGTGGTGGTTGCTGAGATTAGTTTCACCCTGTTGCCATCAGTCTGactataattaaatttcattttggTATAGGATTAGTTCTGCGCTAATGGTTTTTCCTACGTTTTTTCCATAGGTAAAAACTGAGATATTGAAAGTTGAGAAATATGATGAACCTATCCACAAGCTCATAGTAGATTTGATGTCAGGACTCAGAATTGGGAAGCTTGTCATGGGAATGACATTCATGAAATCCTCATCATGGTATGggaaatttctaaaatttgaTTCAGGGAATGgatctttttttttgctttttgatgATTCACTCTAATTTCTTCCTCCATAGGAGATCAAGGAGTGCAATAAGTGGGTCATTCTATGTTCATCAGTACAAACCCCTTTTTTGCGAGCTTTACATTATCTGTGGGGGGAAATTGGTGGTCCTCAAGGGAAATATCGATGAAGGGTTCATGGAGGATGATCAAGGAATCATGGTTGCAAAAATAGGAGAAAAGCCAAGTCTTAGAAATTTGTTAGGAAAAATCTTCAGTGAAAATTCCTCTAGCAGACGGCAAAAATGTTCCTGTCCTCCGCCATCAAATCAGGATTCACCAAAGAACCAGTGGGAAGATAATGTGAAAGAGCTTGACAACTATTTCCAGCATTTATTGTCTTTAAATTTGGATGAGGAGAATGATCATCTGTTGCAAACTAATCCAGTGGAGCCAGACTCACAAGAAAACACAAATTCCAACATGGTGAGATCATTGTCACCTCACTGATATTTCTTCCAAAAATATATGTGGTCATAATAATGTTGCAGCAGTTGGGAAAAGTTTTGTTTATGCCTAACTGATCCTGTTTTGCCAACAATATGCTCATATCTTTTGACTCTAGTGGCATATGATAGTGATAGGATGTGATGATTCATCATTTTTGGTCTCTTAGGGATGTGGAGTACCAAAACCACTTTCAAGACTAGTCCTCCATCTTGTCTGGATTTGAATGTCCTGATATTACCTTCTACAATTATTGAGTTTTTGCCgggtaaaaaaattattgagtTTTCCATCATTCCATGCCATTCTCATTGCATCCAAGACAGTAGTTTTCTAACAATTATGTTAATATCTAATTATGCAAAGCTTTGTCCCAATGATTAGAATGCtgaagaaaaaatggaaaCTCTGCAAAGTAAAATAGATGAAGCTCATGAGACTATTCAGTTGAAGAGGAAAGAAGCTAAGGCTAATGCTGAAAGACATGCAAAAGCTGAATGGGCTAtaatcttatgcaatacccgGGTATTTTAAGCTCTTGAAccttgtttaattaatttccttttcctttttgttgggtGCCTTGAATTAATTCATTCATGTTGTTTTAGGCTGAGGAACTTGAAACTCAGATAAAAGAAGAGGTCACCAAGCGGTTGGAAATAAGAAGAATTTTGGACATTGAAAAAGAACAACTTCATGAAGTTATCAGAGATGTGGAAGAGAGCAAAAACAGGCTAAATTCACTCATGGAACTCCAAGCTGAGCTATCAAGCAAACTCCAGATATCAAGTATGGCAAGGGCACATGCCGAGGCTCAGCTAGAAAAGGCTGTAGTTACAAGAGCAGAGATGGTAAGGGAAATTGAGGAGTTGAGGCGACAAAGAGATGTTCTTCAACGTAGAATTGAGTTCTGTAGAGAAAAAGATGCACTCGGGATGGTTGCAAGGTTGACTGAATTAAGCTGCAGCTACAGAGAGTACACAGCTGAGGACATCAGGTTGGCGACTGATGGTTTTTCGGAGCGTTTGAGGTTGAAATCAGGAGGGGATTGGTTGAATGTATATCGAGGACGAATCAATCATTCAACAGTTGCAATCAAGACACTCGTTTCTGCTAATAGATTGTCTCAACAAGATTTTCAAGCTAAGGTAAGACTTACTTCTGGCTTTATTAATATTAGCCACTTAGTCCAATTTAAGTTTGGTTTTGACACTGCGTTTAGTTCAATGAAATATGAATTGTGTCTTGTTTGTAGGTGAGGCTTCTTAACGACATCCGACATCCGCATTTGGTCGCCATGATGGGTTTCTGCTCCGAGCTACAATGCATAATCTATGAATACATGCATAATGGTAGCTTGAGAGACATTTTATTTGCCTCCCAAAGAAACTGTAGGAAAACGAACAGAAACAGGGTCCTTGGGTGGCATGACCGGATCCGTATAGCCCACGAGGTTTGCTCTGGCTTGGCCTTCCTGCACTTGGCTGAGCCCAGGCCTATTGTTCATGGTCAACTCACCCCGTCCAACATCCTCCTGGACCGTAATCTTGTTGCAAAGATTAGTGGTTATGGCATGACTCAGCACCATGATCAGTATGATCTGAGATCAGATATTCGGGCTCTCGGGGTTTTATTGATGCACATGTTAACTGGGAGAAATTGGGCCGGGCTGATTGAAGATGACATGATGATCCAGGGGGCGGCCCTTGCTCGCGTTTTGGATGAGAAGGCAGGGAAATGGCCCTTGGATTTGGCAGTGGAGCTTGCAGGGATATCCATGAAATGCTTATCTGTTAGCCGTGGGCTCAACACAGATTTGCAGATTGCAACTGTGATGAAAGAGTTAGACGagctgaaaaagaaagctGATGAGCTGGTGGCTAGAGGAGGACTTGAAGTGGTGAGCAAGGAAAATGTAGGCATAGAAGATTCAAGTGATGTACCAGGTGTTTTCCTCTGCCCCATATTCCAGGTTGGTCTCAATGTCAACATCTCGAAAAATTTCTATTCATTACCATGATGTTTAGTGATGTTTTGATATATTTGAGCTATGGTGGGTGAGTGCAGGAAGTGATGAAAAATCCACATGTGGCAGCTGATGGTTTTTCATACGAATTGGAAGCCATAGACGAATGGTTCAAGTTGGGGCATGATACATCTCCCATGACAAATTTGAGTCTTAAGCACAAATTCCTGACCCCAAATCACACCCTCCGTTGCCTCATACAAGAATGGCAGAATAAGGGATCAAATTTGCCTTGTTGATATAAAAACATTATTGTCTTTACTTTGCAGATTTGAAGATTTACATTCGGGTTTCCTCATTCGTTGTTGCTTTTGCCTATGACCAAGTAACAGTGCTAGCCAAAGCGTACATGTCATTGCAAGAAATGTTGTATATgcatgagagagagagagagagagagagagagagagtctNTACATGTCATTGCAAGAAATGTTGTATATgcatgagagagagagagagagagagagagagagagctgtTTGATATGTTTCTTGTATTGCAGCTCTTTGAAACATACACTTGAGATTTTTCGCTATCTTTGGTACCATTTCATGTCCTTGCTCTAtatgaaaggaaaaagaaaaggaataggTGGCTTATCATCAAATACACTACCTTCCCaacttcaaataaaaaatacataaaggaaaatatttcattaaaagaATGTAAAGTATTTTTCAACTTGAACAATCAGTTACAAAGATGCTATTACTAATTCTATCCTAAGAATTTCGTGTTGCAAAAGAATTACTAATGTGTAATTGTAACTCTATCATTGACCCAAACCATCTCCAAGCTCTGTTATGCGCAACATTGAGGACGTGGCCTTTCAACAAGGAAACTTCAAGCCTTAACTTTTCTTGTCCTGAAAGAATCTTCAAGCTGAAGCACAAGCTATCTTCTGCTAAATATTATGCACGTAAACATCTTGAACTACAGGGTGAGGCAAATTTTCCAGGCAGGGAGTAATCTGCCTGCGAAGATGGATCCATTGACACATCTTCAGCACGAGACCAGATATACACCCCTCGTTCTTGCTGGCTGCCTGGCACAGTGTTGTCAAGAACAAATGCTACCAAGAGCGTAACCACCATGCTCATGGACATGAGTGCATTTATTGTAAAATCAAGCTGACACGCATTAATAAAACATAATGTTAGTCAACTCTTTCATACAataaggaaaaggaaaaagaacgAAATAGATCACAAAATCATATATTACAGGATAAGTGTGTATGCATCTACATTGCAGTAGCTTAGACACTAGAGCGGTGGCATCCCACGTGATTCAAAAACATATGTACATCTTGAACTTACTTGTTTATTACCAGTGCGGACTGGTCCATCTGATGCAGCTGCATATGGAACAAAATAACTCGGCAGTATCAAGCTCGACTCAGGTTGGTACTGTTGGAAATAGGCAGGAATGGATAAACCAAGAAACAAGGACACCCCAACTATGGTTATATTCCTAAAACTTGTGGTTTGAGTATATTGCAACGTTGAGAGGCCTAAAGCCACAACAAGGGCCCACATAAAGCACAAGATGGAAGCAGCCAGAGACAAAGGTATTGAAGCAAGAATTGCTCCCACTTTTGCTGTCAACCATAAGTCAAGAAATCAACATAATATCTACTTCATTGTATGAACAACAAATAAGATAAATTACCTAGCAAAACATATTGAATGCATATCTAACCAATGGATACTGCATCCAAGACTTCAAAGAGGTATCAACCTGTAATATTGGTTTGGAGGAAATCTAATTGATTTAATCTAGCCaatgcttctttttttctggAATGCATCATTTAGATTAGATATACAGCTAGTAGTACAGATTTATTTCACCAAAACCATATTCATATGCATTGAATAGCATTCTATCATCTATCGGCCAT
Protein-coding sequences here:
- the LOC18611453 gene encoding putative U-box domain-containing protein 50 isoform X1, with translation METQTEKVYVAVGNDIQDGFKTLAWTLRRWNSQAISIVLLHVAYNISKDFVYTPFGKLPVSAVSEEKLEVLRKYEQEKTDKLLSKYIAFCGKVKTEILKVEKYDEPIHKLIVDLMSGLRIGKLVMGMTFMKSSSWRSRSAISGSFYVHQYKPLFCELYIICGGKLVVLKGNIDEGFMEDDQGIMVAKIGEKPSLRNLLGKIFSENSSSRRQKCSCPPPSNQDSPKNQWEDNVKELDNYFQHLLSLNLDEENDHLLQTNPVEPDSQENTNSNMNAEEKMETLQSKIDEAHETIQLKRKEAKANAERHAKAEWAIILCNTRAEELETQIKEEVTKRLEIRRILDIEKEQLHEVIRDVEESKNRLNSLMELQAELSSKLQISSMARAHAEAQLEKAVVTRAEMVREIEELRRQRDVLQRRIEFCREKDALGMVARLTELSCSYREYTAEDIRLATDGFSERLRLKSGGDWLNVYRGRINHSTVAIKTLVSANRLSQQDFQAKVRLLNDIRHPHLVAMMGFCSELQCIIYEYMHNGSLRDILFASQRNCRKTNRNRVLGWHDRIRIAHEVCSGLAFLHLAEPRPIVHGQLTPSNILLDRNLVAKISGYGMTQHHDQYDLRSDIRALGVLLMHMLTGRNWAGLIEDDMMIQGAALARVLDEKAGKWPLDLAVELAGISMKCLSVSRGLNTDLQIATVMKELDELKKKADELVARGGLEVVSKENVGIEDSSDVPGVFLCPIFQEVMKNPHVAADGFSYELEAIDEWFKLGHDTSPMTNLSLKHKFLTPNHTLRCLIQEWQNKGSNLPC
- the LOC18611453 gene encoding putative U-box domain-containing protein 50 isoform X2 encodes the protein MSGLRIGKLVMGMTFMKSSSWRSRSAISGSFYVHQYKPLFCELYIICGGKLVVLKGNIDEGFMEDDQGIMVAKIGEKPSLRNLLGKIFSENSSSRRQKCSCPPPSNQDSPKNQWEDNVKELDNYFQHLLSLNLDEENDHLLQTNPVEPDSQENTNSNMNAEEKMETLQSKIDEAHETIQLKRKEAKANAERHAKAEWAIILCNTRAEELETQIKEEVTKRLEIRRILDIEKEQLHEVIRDVEESKNRLNSLMELQAELSSKLQISSMARAHAEAQLEKAVVTRAEMVREIEELRRQRDVLQRRIEFCREKDALGMVARLTELSCSYREYTAEDIRLATDGFSERLRLKSGGDWLNVYRGRINHSTVAIKTLVSANRLSQQDFQAKVRLLNDIRHPHLVAMMGFCSELQCIIYEYMHNGSLRDILFASQRNCRKTNRNRVLGWHDRIRIAHEVCSGLAFLHLAEPRPIVHGQLTPSNILLDRNLVAKISGYGMTQHHDQYDLRSDIRALGVLLMHMLTGRNWAGLIEDDMMIQGAALARVLDEKAGKWPLDLAVELAGISMKCLSVSRGLNTDLQIATVMKELDELKKKADELVARGGLEVVSKENVGIEDSSDVPGVFLCPIFQEVMKNPHVAADGFSYELEAIDEWFKLGHDTSPMTNLSLKHKFLTPNHTLRCLIQEWQNKGSNLPC